Proteins from one Enoplosus armatus isolate fEnoArm2 chromosome 4, fEnoArm2.hap1, whole genome shotgun sequence genomic window:
- the LOC139283695 gene encoding M protein, serotype 5-like: MENIRRPLGPYRLAQRLKASELEKEALEKQVEELKAQLQSVENHSSGRERQEEKVQQLSTKLERQMIQTESLQKQVEKSSGMQDEVRDLNDLLGQERAINLREHNMRLQLSKELEKTKEQLDHQKTLKEMFISKEKETRNELGRLKRLCDPETMDTMRIATETENNTKKKQKKELQKDFEKLKVAHVISQERLSAELQEEKDRNKALQQELEQLQVSYQIHCRNLTQLQAEREKSDSLQKQTQSQAEWVSEKLEVIKQQRDARLQQMEEEIQTLKKDASEKEQSFSKELEDLKDKLDKQTSTNQELVSKLQAEQEKKTPSMISQMMEKKKKKKKKKKKKKKKKKKKKKTLED; the protein is encoded by the exons ATGGAGAACATCAGGAGGCCCCTGGGCCCCTACAGGTTAGCCCAACGCTTGAAAGCCTCTGAGCTGGAAAAGGAGGCTCTTGAAaagcaggtggaggagctgaaggctcAGCTGCAAAGTGTTGAAAACCACAGCTCCGGGAGGGAGCGTCAGGAGGAGAAGGTGCAGCAGCTTTCCACCAAACTGGAGAGACAGATGATCCAAACAGAGTCTCTGCAGAAGCAAGTGGAGAAAAGCAGCGGCATGCAGGACGAAGTGAGGGACCTGAATGATTTGTTGGGGCAGGAGCGTGCCATAAACCTCCGAGAGCATAATATGAGGCTGCAGCTCAGCAAAGAACTGGAAAAGACTAAAGAACAGCTGGATCATCAGAAGACCCTAAAAGAAATGTTCATTAGCAAAGAGAAGGAAACCCGCAATGAACTGGGGAGGCTGAAGAGGCTCTGTGACCCGGAGACCATGGACACCATGAGGATTGCCACTGAGACTGAAAATAATACcaaaaagaagcaaaagaagGAGCTTCAAAAAGACTTTGAGAAGCTCAAAGTGGCCCACGTAATCAGCCAAGAGAGGCTCTCAGCAGAACTCCAGGAGGAAAAAGATAGAAACAAAGCTCTTCAGCAAGAACTTGAGCAGCTGCAAGTTTCGTATCAGATCCACTGTAGAAATTTAACTCAGCtccaggcagaaagagaaaagagcgACAGCCTTCAGAAACAGACTCAGTCTCAAGCTGAATGGGTGTCAGAGAAGCTGGAGGTCATAAAGCAGCAGAGGGATGCTCgtcttcagcagatggaggaggagatccAGACCCTGAAGAAAGACGCTTCTGAGAAAGAGCAGTCATTTTCCAAAGAGTTGGAGGACCTTAAAGACAAACTGGATAAACAGACCTCAACCAACCAGGAGCTGGTCTCTAAGCTCCAGGctgagcaggagaagaagactCCCTCCATGATTTCCCAAAT gatggagaagaagaagaagaagaagaagaagaagaagaagaagaagaagaagaagaagaagaagaagaagacgctgGAGGACTGA